A region from the Clostridium beijerinckii genome encodes:
- a CDS encoding excinuclease ABC subunit B (The UvrABC repair system catalyzes the recognition and processing of DNA lesions. The beta-hairpin of the Uvr-B subunit is inserted between the strands, where it probes for the presence of a lesion) has protein sequence MGEFKIHSKFKPTGDQPQAINELINSIKHNNRCQTLLGVTGSGKTFTMANIIEKLQRPTIILAHNKTLAAQLCSEFKEFFPDNIVEYFVSYYDYYQPEAYKPSTDTFIEKDASINDEIDKLRHSATSALFERRDVIIVASVSCIYGLGNPDEYKKLTISLRTGMEKERNEVIRELIDIQYERNDIDFSRGTFRVRGDSLDIIPASYSNKGIRIEFFGDEIDRIREFDVLTGTILGERNHVAITPASHFATSRETVEKSIGMIEGELEERLRELNAQDKLLEAQRLRQRTNFDIEMIKEMGYCSGIENYSRILDGRASGTPPKTLIDYFPEDFLMFIDESHVTLPQVRAMYAGDRSRKNTLIDYGFRLPCAYDNRPLQFEEFEKKINQVVFVSATPAAYEIDHSEVIAEQIIRPTGLLDPEIIIRPIKGQIDDLYGEINKTKECGFRTLITTLTKRMAEDLTKYLTELGVKATYMHSEILTIERMKIIRDLRLGEYDVLVGINLLREGLDIPEVALVAILDADKEGFLRSETSLIQTIGRAARNSESKVIMYADNITKSMDKALKETDRRRAIQKEYNIKNGMVPTTIIKEVREIIEATKIAEEVAEYRIDDKKKLTKKEKDKLIKEYTEEMLLAAKNLQFERAAELRDIINQLTVNN, from the coding sequence ATGGGAGAATTTAAAATACATTCTAAGTTTAAACCTACGGGAGATCAACCACAAGCTATTAATGAGTTAATCAATTCAATAAAGCATAATAATAGATGTCAAACTTTACTCGGAGTAACAGGTTCCGGAAAGACATTTACTATGGCAAATATTATAGAGAAATTACAAAGGCCTACTATAATTCTAGCTCATAATAAAACTTTAGCAGCGCAGTTATGTTCGGAATTTAAGGAATTTTTTCCTGATAATATAGTCGAATATTTTGTGTCCTATTATGATTATTATCAGCCAGAAGCATATAAACCTTCAACAGATACATTTATAGAAAAAGATGCATCCATAAATGATGAAATAGATAAATTAAGACATTCAGCTACTTCAGCTCTTTTTGAGAGAAGGGATGTAATAATTGTTGCATCTGTTTCTTGTATATATGGGTTAGGTAATCCAGATGAATATAAAAAATTGACTATAAGCCTCCGTACTGGAATGGAAAAGGAAAGAAATGAAGTTATTAGAGAACTTATAGATATTCAATATGAAAGAAATGACATAGACTTTTCAAGAGGAACCTTTAGAGTGAGAGGTGATTCTTTAGATATAATTCCAGCATCATATTCAAATAAGGGAATTAGAATTGAATTCTTTGGAGATGAAATTGACAGAATAAGGGAATTTGACGTATTAACAGGAACTATTCTTGGAGAAAGAAATCATGTAGCAATAACTCCTGCGTCTCACTTTGCAACTTCAAGAGAAACTGTTGAAAAATCAATTGGGATGATTGAAGGAGAATTAGAAGAAAGATTAAGAGAGCTTAATGCTCAAGATAAACTTTTAGAAGCTCAAAGATTAAGGCAAAGAACTAACTTTGATATTGAAATGATAAAAGAAATGGGATATTGTAGTGGAATAGAAAATTATTCTAGAATATTGGATGGTAGGGCTTCTGGAACACCACCTAAAACTTTAATAGATTATTTTCCAGAAGATTTTTTGATGTTTATTGATGAAAGTCATGTAACATTACCTCAAGTTAGAGCAATGTATGCAGGTGATAGGTCTAGAAAAAATACTTTAATAGATTATGGATTTAGGCTCCCCTGTGCATATGATAACAGACCATTACAGTTTGAAGAATTTGAAAAGAAAATAAATCAAGTGGTTTTTGTAAGTGCAACTCCAGCAGCTTATGAAATAGATCATTCAGAAGTAATTGCGGAACAAATTATAAGACCTACAGGATTATTAGATCCTGAAATCATTATAAGACCTATAAAAGGACAAATAGATGACTTATATGGAGAAATCAATAAAACTAAAGAATGTGGATTTAGAACATTAATAACAACTTTGACTAAGCGTATGGCAGAAGATTTAACTAAGTACTTAACAGAACTTGGAGTTAAGGCTACTTATATGCATTCAGAGATACTTACTATAGAGAGAATGAAAATTATAAGGGATTTAAGACTTGGAGAATATGATGTATTAGTGGGAATAAACCTTTTAAGAGAAGGCTTAGATATACCAGAAGTTGCTTTGGTTGCAATTCTAGATGCTGATAAAGAAGGCTTTTTAAGGTCAGAAACATCATTGATACAAACTATAGGAAGAGCAGCTAGAAATTCAGAAAGTAAAGTTATAATGTATGCAGATAATATAACAAAATCTATGGATAAAGCGCTAAAGGAAACAGATAGAAGAAGAGCTATACAAAAAGAATATAACATCAAAAATGGAATGGTTCCAACAACAATAATTAAAGAAGTCAGAGAGATTATAGAAGCTACAAAGATTGCAGAAGAAGTAGCAGAGTATAGGATAGATGATAAAAAGAAACTTACAAAGAAAGAAAAAGATAAGTTAATTAAAGAATATACAGAAGAAATGCTATTAGCTGCAAAGAATCTGCAATTTGAGAGAGCCGCTGAACTTAGAGACATCATTAATCAATTAACAGTTAACAATTAA
- a CDS encoding signal protein PDZ → MSLLIYTLRNVAGAIIAPPLVFLLITLMIMLHLKNRKTVSMQKMILGGSVNSSIELTLSQLVLGIMGGSIGSLILTSLGVVFNRNSGIEYLFIISILLMFIKPRLICFSYSGAILGVISIIIKLLSKFVPGFSNNIIFNIDILYLIIFIGVFHIIEGILVMIDGDRGAVPVFANKDGKIIGGYALKRYWALPVAIMIGITMNDSSLNYMTESIQNPDWWPLIKSSSGLSLITSSIISMLPFYTILGYSSITFTRSKREKAISSGWHILIYGIILIIAAQITRFGIWGEIVVVIFTPFAHEFMLNNQTKSEEKRKPKFVSDEEGLTILEISTDSQVRKFGIGVGNKILSINNKNINSEAESYAILKANWYNAILKIKDSKGIIRDIEFRHNKNTRLGVLLVPRKVKKEDIIPVDDSSFKSVFSKFKNSEQKKSYKSEQDGINENKINQDEEDNDKKL, encoded by the coding sequence ATGAGTTTATTAATATATACATTAAGGAATGTTGCAGGTGCAATAATAGCTCCCCCATTAGTATTTCTATTAATTACTTTAATGATAATGTTACATTTGAAAAATAGAAAGACAGTATCTATGCAAAAAATGATTTTAGGAGGTAGTGTAAATTCATCTATTGAACTTACACTATCTCAACTTGTTTTAGGGATTATGGGCGGAAGTATAGGGAGCTTAATTCTTACGAGTTTAGGTGTAGTGTTTAATAGAAATTCAGGAATTGAATATTTGTTTATTATATCTATATTATTAATGTTTATAAAACCAAGATTAATATGTTTTTCCTATTCGGGAGCTATTTTAGGAGTTATAAGTATTATAATTAAATTATTAAGTAAATTTGTACCAGGGTTTTCAAATAATATAATATTTAATATTGACATACTATATTTAATAATTTTTATTGGTGTTTTTCATATTATTGAGGGTATATTAGTAATGATTGATGGTGATAGAGGTGCAGTTCCTGTATTCGCAAATAAGGATGGGAAAATTATAGGCGGATATGCATTAAAGAGGTATTGGGCATTACCTGTAGCGATAATGATTGGAATAACTATGAATGATTCATCACTAAATTATATGACAGAATCTATACAAAATCCAGATTGGTGGCCATTAATTAAATCATCTTCAGGACTTAGTTTAATAACAAGTAGTATAATTTCAATGTTACCATTTTATACAATTCTAGGATATTCATCAATCACTTTTACAAGAAGTAAAAGAGAAAAGGCAATATCATCAGGATGGCATATATTAATTTATGGAATTATTTTAATTATTGCAGCTCAAATTACTAGATTTGGAATTTGGGGTGAAATAGTAGTTGTAATTTTCACACCATTTGCTCATGAATTTATGTTAAATAATCAAACAAAAAGTGAAGAAAAGAGAAAACCTAAATTTGTAAGCGATGAAGAAGGATTAACAATTTTAGAAATTTCAACTGATTCACAAGTTAGAAAATTTGGTATTGGTGTTGGAAATAAAATTCTATCGATAAATAATAAAAATATTAATTCAGAAGCAGAGAGTTATGCCATTTTAAAAGCGAACTGGTATAATGCAATTTTGAAGATTAAAGATTCAAAAGGGATTATAAGAGATATTGAATTTAGACATAATAAAAATACTAGACTTGGAGTATTATTGGTACCTAGAAAGGTAAAAAAAGAAGATATTATACCAGTTGATGATAGCAGTTTTAAAAGTGTTTTTAGCAAATTTAAAAATTCAGAACAGAAAAAAAGCTATAAATCAGAACAAGACGGAATTAATGAGAATAAAATTAATCAAGATGAAGAAGATAATGATAAGAAATTATAA
- a CDS encoding peptidase S41: MKKSKKYMFGNNKQKRKRILIIPLICFIIIISCVSFIGGNYMATKGIFLVKTSSQVKTTAEQINDKSKYSALFIVRDKLIEKFDGEIDDNTLLEGAIKGMTNSLNDQYTVFMNAKEFDNLMKQSNGSIMGIGVTIIPKDNKVTIVSTMKGSPAEKAGLVENDIIEKINDVDISGDELEKAVSMIAEANDSEIKLTIKRAENDEFDVKVVREEVKIKSVEGAMLNSSVGYIRIKTFMNENTTEDFKATIEELKNQGMKGTILDLRENPGGLLTEAVGVASQFIQKDKIITYTIDKYDNRNESLSLGGIAEGIPLVVLVNGNSASASEVVTGALRDYGIATTIGQTTFGKGIVQQSIKFDNGIGGLKVTISKYYTPNGENIHKKGIIPDVKVTTQVGIDENGYDKNTDEQLKTAIQKIEEKIQ, translated from the coding sequence GTGAAGAAATCAAAGAAATATATGTTTGGGAATAATAAACAAAAAAGAAAAAGAATTTTAATAATACCATTGATTTGTTTTATAATAATTATTAGTTGTGTATCTTTCATAGGTGGAAATTATATGGCAACTAAAGGTATTTTTTTAGTGAAAACATCATCACAAGTTAAAACTACTGCAGAACAAATTAATGATAAGAGTAAATATTCAGCACTTTTTATAGTTAGAGATAAACTAATTGAAAAGTTTGACGGTGAAATTGATGATAATACTCTTTTGGAAGGTGCTATCAAGGGAATGACTAATTCGTTAAATGATCAATATACTGTGTTTATGAATGCAAAGGAATTTGATAATTTAATGAAACAAAGTAATGGTAGTATTATGGGGATAGGTGTTACTATAATTCCTAAAGATAATAAAGTGACAATTGTATCTACGATGAAAGGTTCACCTGCCGAGAAAGCTGGATTGGTAGAAAATGATATAATAGAAAAGATAAATGATGTAGATATATCTGGGGATGAACTAGAAAAAGCAGTATCTATGATTGCAGAAGCTAATGACTCAGAAATAAAGTTAACTATTAAAAGAGCTGAGAATGATGAATTTGATGTTAAGGTAGTACGCGAAGAGGTAAAAATTAAATCTGTAGAAGGTGCTATGCTCAATTCATCCGTAGGATACATCCGAATAAAAACTTTTATGAATGAAAATACAACAGAAGATTTTAAAGCAACCATCGAAGAATTGAAAAATCAAGGCATGAAAGGAACAATCTTGGATTTGAGAGAAAACCCGGGTGGATTATTAACAGAAGCCGTAGGAGTTGCTTCTCAGTTTATACAAAAGGATAAAATAATAACTTACACAATTGACAAGTATGATAATAGAAATGAATCATTATCACTTGGTGGAATAGCCGAAGGCATTCCTTTAGTTGTATTAGTTAATGGAAATAGTGCCAGTGCTTCAGAAGTTGTTACAGGAGCTTTACGAGATTATGGTATAGCAACAACTATAGGTCAAACTACTTTTGGAAAGGGAATAGTTCAACAATCAATTAAATTTGATAATGGGATTGGTGGTCTTAAAGTAACTATTTCTAAATATTACACACCAAATGGAGAGAACATCCATAAAAAAGGAATAATTCCAGATGTTAAAGTTACAACACAAGTAGGAATAGATGAAAATGGATATGATAAGAATACAGATGAACAATTGAAAACAGCAATACAAAAAATAGAGGAAAAGATACAGTAG
- a CDS encoding ABC transporter permease, translating into MKINTITHFIKDAFTSLKRNRTISFASVITVLITFFVLGIFMLVATNINKGITNVQDKVELKIFLKDDIKLIDQREIEIKLREIDGVKDIVYQSKEEEYKNFQKTTNENEGLLKGYTLQNNPFSASFTVKLESPEYTSDISKAIKDFEGIETIGEQQELVDKIIGIVNGVKVVGFGLFIILVGVSIFLIMNTTKLTVFSRRREVGIMKFVGATDWFIRWPFVIEGMVIGLIGATFACGALFLAYNGLVKWIASQLVFISLVPSAYILTTLSWQFMFGGIVVGGVASIIALRKFLVV; encoded by the coding sequence ATGAAAATTAATACTATTACACATTTTATTAAAGATGCATTTACAAGTTTAAAAAGAAATAGAACTATTAGTTTTGCTTCAGTAATTACTGTTCTTATAACTTTTTTTGTTCTAGGAATATTTATGTTGGTTGCTACTAATATAAACAAAGGAATTACTAACGTTCAAGATAAAGTCGAACTTAAAATTTTTCTTAAAGATGATATAAAGCTTATTGATCAAAGAGAAATTGAGATAAAATTAAGAGAAATTGATGGGGTTAAAGATATAGTATATCAATCAAAAGAAGAGGAATATAAGAACTTTCAAAAAACTACAAATGAAAATGAAGGATTACTAAAAGGATATACATTACAAAATAATCCTTTTTCAGCATCATTTACAGTAAAATTAGAGTCGCCAGAATACACATCTGACATAAGTAAAGCGATAAAAGATTTTGAAGGTATCGAAACTATTGGAGAACAACAAGAACTAGTTGATAAAATTATAGGAATTGTAAATGGTGTAAAGGTAGTTGGATTTGGACTATTTATAATATTAGTGGGCGTTTCAATATTTTTAATAATGAATACAACAAAACTAACTGTATTTTCAAGACGAAGAGAAGTTGGGATTATGAAATTTGTAGGGGCTACTGATTGGTTTATTAGATGGCCATTTGTGATAGAAGGTATGGTAATAGGATTAATTGGAGCAACTTTTGCATGTGGAGCATTATTCCTTGCATATAATGGATTAGTAAAATGGATTGCTTCACAACTAGTATTCATAAGTCTTGTGCCATCAGCTTATATTTTAACAACACTATCATGGCAATTTATGTTTGGTGGAATTGTAGTTGGTGGAGTTGCCAGTATAATTGCATTAAGAAAATTTTTAGTAGTATAA
- the ftsE gene encoding cell division ATP-binding protein FtsE, which produces MIEFRGVSKIYDNNVKALSDINVKIESGEFVFLVGPSGSGKSTFIKMILKEIEPTNGKITVTDKDLTIITRKQVPYYRRKIGMVFQDFRLIPNLNIYENVAFAMRVVEASPKDIRRRVPMVLSLVGLSHKYKMFPNELSGGEQQRVSLARALVNNPAVLIADEPTGNLDPDTAREIMSLLDDINKAGTTILMATHAKEIVDYMKKRVIAIEKGEIVRDEKRGKYEDEN; this is translated from the coding sequence ATGATCGAATTTAGAGGAGTATCTAAAATTTATGATAATAATGTAAAAGCCTTGTCAGACATTAACGTTAAAATAGAATCAGGAGAATTTGTATTTCTAGTAGGACCAAGTGGATCTGGTAAATCTACATTCATAAAAATGATTTTAAAAGAAATTGAACCCACTAACGGTAAGATAACAGTTACAGATAAAGATTTGACGATTATTACTAGAAAGCAAGTACCTTATTACAGAAGAAAGATAGGAATGGTGTTCCAAGACTTTAGATTGATACCAAACCTTAATATATATGAAAATGTTGCATTTGCAATGAGAGTTGTAGAAGCATCACCAAAAGATATTAGAAGAAGAGTTCCAATGGTATTGTCTTTAGTTGGTTTATCTCATAAATATAAAATGTTCCCAAATGAATTATCAGGAGGAGAACAACAAAGAGTTTCGCTAGCAAGAGCATTAGTTAATAATCCAGCTGTTTTAATTGCTGATGAACCTACTGGTAACTTAGATCCTGATACAGCTAGAGAAATAATGTCATTACTTGATGATATAAATAAAGCGGGAACTACTATTTTAATGGCTACTCATGCTAAGGAAATTGTTGATTACATGAAAAAAAGAGTTATAGCTATCGAAAAAGGAGAAATTGTTAGAGACGAGAAAAGAGGTAAGTACGAAGATGAAAATTAA
- a CDS encoding transketolase, with product MANKIATREAYGKALAKLSTLNENVVVLDADLSKSTKTADFKAVAPERFINMGIAEANMMGVAAGLSTCGKIPFASTFAMFAAGRAFEQIRNSICYPKLNVKVCATHAGLTVGEDGATHQSIEDISLMRSIPNMIVINPADAVETEAAILAVAKYNGPCYVRLGRLPVSVINNSENYRFEIGKGVTLTQGNDITIVATGMMVELALEAKDELAKEGINARVINIHTIKPIDKELLIKAAKETGVIVTAEEHSVIGGLGSAVAEVVTEECPVPVLKVGIKDTFGESGKPNELLKTYGLTTEAIVEYSKKAISLKK from the coding sequence ATGGCAAATAAAATAGCAACTAGAGAAGCTTATGGTAAAGCTTTAGCAAAACTTTCAACTTTAAATGAAAATGTTGTAGTTCTTGATGCAGATTTATCTAAATCAACAAAAACAGCAGATTTTAAAGCCGTAGCTCCTGAAAGATTTATAAATATGGGAATAGCTGAAGCTAATATGATGGGAGTTGCAGCAGGTCTTTCAACTTGTGGAAAGATTCCGTTTGCTAGTACTTTTGCAATGTTTGCAGCTGGAAGAGCTTTTGAACAAATTAGAAATTCAATATGTTACCCAAAGCTAAATGTTAAGGTTTGTGCAACGCATGCAGGATTAACAGTTGGAGAAGATGGAGCTACTCATCAATCGATTGAAGATATATCATTGATGAGAAGTATTCCAAACATGATAGTAATTAATCCAGCAGATGCTGTAGAAACAGAAGCAGCAATACTCGCAGTAGCAAAATATAATGGTCCTTGTTATGTAAGATTAGGAAGATTACCAGTTAGTGTTATAAATAATTCAGAAAACTATAGATTTGAAATTGGAAAAGGTGTAACATTAACACAAGGTAATGATATTACTATAGTAGCAACAGGAATGATGGTTGAATTAGCTTTAGAGGCTAAAGATGAATTAGCTAAAGAAGGAATTAATGCAAGAGTAATAAATATACATACAATAAAGCCAATTGATAAAGAGTTATTAATTAAAGCAGCCAAAGAAACTGGAGTAATAGTTACAGCGGAAGAGCATAGTGTGATTGGCGGGTTAGGTTCTGCAGTTGCTGAAGTTGTAACAGAAGAATGTCCAGTTCCAGTATTAAAAGTTGGAATAAAAGATACTTTTGGTGAAAGTGGTAAACCTAATGAGTTATTGAAGACTTATGGTTTAACAACAGAAGCCATAGTAGAGTATAGCAAAAAGGCTATTTCATTAAAGAAATAA
- a CDS encoding transketolase — translation MNNEYKLEEVSKLMRKDIVSMLTESASGHPGGSLSITDIMAVLFFKEMNIDTSKLNDPNRDRFVLSKGHAAPALYSALARKGYFEVEELKTLRQTGSRLQGHPNMNDLPGIDMSTGSLGQGISAAVGMAIAGKLDKKDYRVYTILGDGELEEGQVWEASMSAAHYKLDNLTAFIDNNGLQIDGNIENVMNPGPIDKKFEAFGWNVLKINGHDYDEIINAIAKAKEFKGKPTAVICNTIKGKGVSFMENKAEWHGTAPSKEQCEQALKEIGGKN, via the coding sequence ATGAATAATGAATACAAACTTGAAGAAGTTTCAAAGCTAATGAGAAAAGATATAGTATCTATGCTTACAGAATCAGCATCGGGTCATCCAGGAGGGTCTTTATCAATAACTGATATTATGGCAGTATTATTCTTTAAAGAAATGAATATAGATACATCTAAATTAAATGATCCTAATAGAGATAGATTTGTTTTATCAAAGGGGCATGCAGCACCAGCCTTATATAGCGCTTTAGCTAGAAAAGGATACTTTGAAGTAGAAGAATTAAAAACATTAAGACAAACTGGATCAAGATTACAAGGTCATCCTAATATGAATGATCTACCAGGAATTGATATGTCTACAGGTTCACTTGGGCAAGGAATTTCTGCAGCTGTAGGAATGGCAATAGCAGGAAAGCTTGATAAGAAGGATTATAGAGTATATACAATCTTGGGCGATGGAGAGCTTGAAGAAGGTCAAGTTTGGGAAGCATCAATGTCAGCAGCTCACTATAAATTAGATAATTTAACTGCATTTATAGATAATAATGGATTACAAATAGATGGAAACATAGAGAACGTAATGAATCCAGGTCCTATAGATAAAAAATTTGAAGCTTTTGGATGGAATGTTTTAAAGATTAATGGTCATGATTATGATGAAATTATAAATGCAATTGCAAAGGCAAAGGAATTTAAAGGAAAACCAACTGCTGTTATATGTAACACAATAAAAGGTAAGGGCGTTTCATTTATGGAAAATAAAGCAGAATGGCATGGAACAGCTCCAAGTAAAGAGCAATGTGAGCAAGCATTAAAAGAAATTGGAGGGAAAAACTAA
- a CDS encoding PemK family transcriptional regulator has translation MANIVVKRGEIFYADLSPVIGSEQGGIRPVIIIQNDIGNRYSPTVIVAAITSQINKAKLPIHVEISSEEYGLNRDSVVLLEQIRTLDKRRLKEKIGHMTEADMKKVDKALAVSLNLN, from the coding sequence ATGGCAAACATTGTGGTAAAAAGAGGGGAAATTTTCTATGCGGATTTAAGTCCAGTCATAGGATCTGAGCAGGGTGGAATAAGGCCTGTTATTATAATACAAAATGATATTGGGAATAGATATAGTCCTACTGTTATTGTAGCAGCAATAACATCTCAAATAAATAAAGCTAAATTACCTATTCATGTTGAGATTTCTTCAGAGGAATATGGATTAAATAGAGATTCTGTTGTCTTGTTAGAACAAATAAGAACATTAGATAAAAGAAGGTTAAAAGAAAAAATTGGACATATGACTGAAGCCGATATGAAAAAGGTTGATAAGGCATTAGCAGTTAGCTTAAATTTAAATTAA